A single window of Fodinicurvata sp. EGI_FJ10296 DNA harbors:
- a CDS encoding glycerophosphodiester phosphodiesterase family protein, protein MHVPILKHHKLLTGNGEAPPNSLDALEACLASGAGAIEFDIRAAGDDRFVLLHDATLERETNGIGPVSAIDSDAFAGLTLRGTRGKGDRGRTATLDDAVLRIAAHGRPLKVQIDLKEIRPLSPALVAALAAAVREMQANPALEVVVGCIADWNLRALRRVYPQAVLGFDPMLYLDLPDALTDQPGRRVNAYGFFDEHWLGQRQWLSAADYLNERIQGLIEGFPHARECYLRAGVALAALDAGLDAVAAIRSVQPDMLIDLWTIDAVTPADQTALRRLLALGPDQITTNRAAILGPMIEGWRG, encoded by the coding sequence ATGCACGTTCCCATTCTGAAACATCACAAGCTGCTCACCGGAAACGGTGAGGCACCGCCCAACAGTCTCGACGCGCTGGAAGCGTGTCTGGCGTCGGGCGCCGGGGCGATCGAATTCGATATTCGCGCCGCTGGCGACGACCGTTTCGTCCTGTTGCACGACGCGACACTGGAGCGGGAGACGAACGGTATCGGGCCGGTTTCGGCCATCGACAGCGACGCCTTCGCCGGCCTGACGCTGCGTGGCACTCGCGGCAAGGGCGATCGCGGCAGGACGGCGACACTCGATGATGCCGTGTTGCGGATCGCTGCCCATGGCCGGCCGCTGAAGGTGCAGATCGACCTGAAGGAAATCCGACCGCTGTCGCCGGCACTAGTTGCGGCACTGGCGGCGGCGGTCAGGGAAATGCAGGCGAACCCGGCATTGGAGGTTGTGGTCGGCTGTATCGCCGACTGGAATCTGCGGGCGCTGCGCCGGGTGTATCCGCAAGCCGTGCTGGGTTTCGATCCGATGTTGTATCTGGACCTGCCGGATGCATTGACTGACCAGCCCGGCCGCCGCGTCAATGCCTATGGCTTTTTCGATGAGCATTGGCTCGGCCAGCGGCAGTGGCTTTCTGCGGCCGATTATCTGAACGAGCGGATTCAGGGGCTGATCGAAGGCTTCCCGCATGCGCGGGAGTGCTATTTGCGGGCCGGTGTGGCGCTGGCCGCTCTGGATGCGGGGCTGGATGCGGTCGCCGCCATCAGGAGCGTCCAGCCCGATATGCTGATCGATCTCTGGACGATCGATGCTGTAACACCGGCCGATCAGACTGCACTGCGCCGTCTGCTGGCGCTGGGCCCCGACCAGATCACAACCAACCGCGCGGCGATTCTGGGGCCGATGATCGAGGGCTGGAGGGGGTAG